A DNA window from Thiobacillus denitrificans ATCC 25259 contains the following coding sequences:
- a CDS encoding LEA type 2 family protein, whose translation MSAMLRRALASCLVFILAACSALAPKPLPPEVSVAAVEVRSVGVFEQRFEILLRVTNPNAFALTIEALEFDLEVNGQPFARGLSPLPTPLGATAETEVVIEAVTRSDDLIRQLGTLARGQLKQGVPYRLRGRVKTDKSPRWLPFEHAGVYGAPRPPDGTI comes from the coding sequence ATGAGCGCGATGCTGCGGCGCGCGCTCGCATCTTGTCTCGTCTTTATCCTCGCGGCGTGTTCCGCGCTCGCGCCGAAGCCTTTGCCGCCCGAGGTGAGCGTGGCGGCGGTCGAGGTCAGAAGCGTCGGGGTGTTCGAACAGCGGTTCGAGATCCTGCTGCGCGTCACGAACCCGAATGCGTTCGCGCTCACGATCGAGGCGCTCGAGTTCGACCTCGAGGTCAACGGGCAGCCGTTCGCACGCGGCCTGTCGCCGCTTCCGACGCCGCTCGGTGCCACAGCGGAAACGGAGGTCGTGATCGAGGCGGTTACGCGCTCGGACGATCTGATCCGCCAGCTCGGCACGCTGGCGCGCGGACAGCTGAAACAGGGCGTGCCGTATCGTCTGCGCGGGCGGGTGAAGACCGACAAGTCGCCGCGCTGGCTACCGTTCGAGCACGCCGGCGTCTACGGTGCTCCGCGCCCGCCGGACGGCACGATCTGA
- a CDS encoding ABC-F family ATPase, which translates to MLTASSITLQFASKPLFENVNVKFGDGNRYGLIGANGSGKSTFMKILAGELEPTAGNVSLDPGERMAWLRQDQFGYEDQRVLDVVMQGHVEMWRVMQEKDAIYMNPEASEEDYLRAAELEGKFGELGGYDAEARAGELLLGVGIPTEQHQGTMSQIAPGFKLRVLLAQALFSKPDILLLDEPTNNLDINTIRWLEQVLNESNATIVVISHDRHFLNQVCTHMADLDYGTIKVWPGNYDDYMLASSEAKARQAAANARAKDKVAELQEFVRRFSANKSKARQATSRMKMIDKIKIEDFKPSSRQNPYIRFEPEKALHRRALEVENLKFGYDAEPLFTNLGFSLEAGEKLAVIGGNGVGKSTLMKLLMGELTPAYGEIRWSENANVGYFSQDHVADFDMDLNLTDWMHQWTQAGDDEQVLRGILGRLLFSGDDVKKSVRVLSGGEKGRMLYGKLMLGRHNVLVMDEPTNHMDMESIESLNLALELFKGTLIFVSHDRQFVSSLATRILEITPQGVEFYMGNYDEYLHSKGLE; encoded by the coding sequence GTGCTCACCGCATCCAGCATCACCCTTCAATTCGCTTCCAAACCGCTGTTCGAGAACGTCAACGTCAAGTTCGGCGACGGCAACCGCTACGGCCTGATCGGCGCGAACGGCAGCGGCAAGTCGACCTTCATGAAAATCCTTGCCGGCGAGCTCGAGCCGACCGCGGGCAATGTGTCGCTCGACCCCGGCGAACGCATGGCCTGGCTGCGCCAGGACCAGTTCGGCTACGAGGACCAGCGCGTGCTCGACGTCGTGATGCAGGGCCACGTCGAAATGTGGCGCGTGATGCAGGAGAAGGACGCGATCTACATGAACCCCGAGGCGAGCGAAGAGGACTATCTGCGCGCCGCCGAACTTGAAGGCAAGTTCGGCGAACTCGGCGGCTACGACGCCGAAGCGCGGGCCGGTGAGCTGCTGCTCGGCGTCGGCATTCCGACCGAACAGCACCAGGGCACGATGAGCCAGATCGCGCCCGGCTTCAAGCTGCGCGTGCTGCTGGCGCAGGCGCTCTTCTCCAAGCCCGACATCCTGCTGCTCGACGAACCGACCAACAACCTCGACATCAACACGATCCGCTGGCTTGAGCAGGTGCTGAACGAGAGCAACGCGACGATCGTCGTGATCTCGCACGACCGCCATTTCCTGAACCAGGTCTGCACCCACATGGCCGACCTCGACTACGGCACGATCAAGGTGTGGCCGGGCAACTACGACGACTACATGCTCGCGTCCTCCGAGGCCAAGGCGCGCCAAGCCGCGGCCAACGCGCGCGCGAAGGACAAGGTCGCCGAACTGCAGGAATTCGTGCGCCGCTTCTCGGCCAACAAGTCGAAGGCGCGCCAGGCGACGAGCCGCATGAAGATGATCGACAAGATCAAGATCGAGGACTTCAAGCCGAGTTCGCGCCAGAACCCCTACATCCGCTTCGAGCCGGAGAAGGCGCTGCACCGTCGCGCGCTCGAGGTCGAAAATCTGAAATTCGGCTATGACGCCGAGCCCCTGTTCACGAATCTCGGCTTCTCGCTCGAAGCCGGCGAGAAGCTCGCCGTCATCGGCGGCAACGGCGTCGGCAAGTCGACGCTCATGAAGCTCCTGATGGGCGAACTCACGCCCGCCTACGGCGAGATCCGCTGGAGCGAAAACGCCAACGTCGGCTACTTCTCGCAGGACCACGTCGCCGATTTCGACATGGACCTCAACCTCACCGACTGGATGCACCAGTGGACGCAAGCGGGCGACGACGAGCAGGTGCTCCGCGGCATCCTCGGCCGCCTGCTGTTCTCGGGTGACGACGTCAAGAAGTCGGTGCGCGTGCTCTCGGGCGGCGAGAAGGGCCGCATGCTCTACGGCAAGCTGATGCTCGGGCGCCACAACGTGCTCGTGATGGACGAGCCGACCAACCACATGGACATGGAGTCGATCGAGTCGCTGAACCTCGCGCTCGAACTCTTCAAGGGCACGCTGATCTTCGTTTCGCACGACCGCCAGTTCGTCTCGAGCCTCGCCACGCGCATCCTCGAGATCACGCCGCAAGGCGTCGAGTTCTACATGGGCAACTACGATGAGTACCTGCATTCGAAGGGTCTGGAATAA
- a CDS encoding EAL domain-containing protein, whose translation MKAWFGRLSLRYKLTLAALAVEAVMLALLIANGVQHTRDELQQQAERHVRETGQTLAGALLAPLAQRDDASVGEIVDALQRDGGLKMVAVRDSSERLVHQSGTEGTRDDFRVMQPVTFAGQHYGEVALVLSGAFIAEARARYVRESLSIALAALLVTGVLLALSTGGVIRRFEVLTRASRRMAQGDLDVKLTGEGEDEIGQLIGTFNRMAESVRFNIDRARENEARFHAIADYTHDVEFWLSPEGKLLWINPSVERMLGYSVGECLDQMRFPADIIHPDDRGAAEVQLRLALRGTSGQGYAMRICRKDGGHFWVAVNWQPIHDASGVYQGIRASLHSIDDLKATEANLRLAIKELRTAETLQRTYLEETEQERARLVSLLSAMNLGILFVAPDGRVIYHNPVFGRMWMIDDSAELIGLPVHEVLTRSAATLAEPDHFSRHLRAVLETHESSESYEIQMTDGRVITELDYPVRDREGRFIGHLWIYEDVTRERQTAERLVYLAERDALTGLYNRHRFQQELARTMLDSDRQKMQCAVMFFDLDEFKTINDSYGHRAGDALLIRVAGEISALVRRNEVLARLGGDEFAILLPALQDNEAEALADRVVHAIAQIPFRFEGQSLRVTTSVGIAYYPAHAVDADDLVARADIAMYQAKDAGKNTWRVFRADSAADSEMRTRLSWGERISNALDKGLFQLHFQGVYRADDGALSHLEALVRMTDEHRPDQLIMPVHFIQRAEKSGRILDIDRWVVHETIQLLAANPCIPSIAVNLSGRSLSEPSLPQTIGNGLREAGVNPSRLIFEITETAAVADLQDAQRMIEALRQLGCGVCLDDFGVGFASFAYLKHLDVDTIKIDGIFIRDLPNDPDNQVFVQAMVSVALGLGKSVVAEYVEDGATLALLRQFGVDLVQGYYLDRPVAAHPALRAEACSA comes from the coding sequence ATGAAAGCCTGGTTCGGACGACTTTCGCTGCGTTACAAACTGACGCTCGCCGCGCTCGCCGTCGAGGCGGTGATGCTGGCCTTGCTGATCGCCAACGGCGTCCAACACACCCGCGACGAGCTGCAGCAGCAGGCGGAGCGCCACGTCCGCGAGACCGGACAGACGCTCGCCGGCGCGCTGCTGGCGCCGCTCGCGCAGCGTGACGACGCGAGCGTCGGCGAAATCGTCGACGCGCTGCAGCGCGACGGCGGCCTCAAGATGGTCGCCGTGCGCGACAGCAGCGAGCGCCTCGTGCATCAGAGCGGGACCGAGGGCACCCGCGACGATTTCCGGGTGATGCAGCCGGTCACGTTCGCCGGCCAGCACTACGGCGAGGTCGCACTCGTGCTGTCGGGCGCGTTCATCGCCGAGGCCCGCGCCCGCTACGTGCGCGAAAGCCTCTCGATCGCGCTCGCGGCCCTGCTCGTCACCGGCGTGCTGCTCGCGCTGTCGACGGGCGGCGTGATCCGCCGCTTCGAGGTTCTCACCCGGGCGAGCCGGCGCATGGCGCAGGGCGACCTCGACGTCAAGCTGACCGGCGAGGGGGAGGACGAGATCGGGCAGCTGATAGGCACCTTCAACCGCATGGCCGAATCGGTGCGTTTCAACATCGATCGCGCGCGCGAAAACGAGGCGCGCTTCCATGCCATCGCCGACTACACCCACGACGTAGAATTTTGGCTCTCGCCCGAGGGCAAGCTGTTGTGGATCAACCCCTCGGTCGAGCGCATGCTCGGCTACAGCGTCGGCGAATGCCTCGACCAGATGCGCTTTCCGGCCGACATCATTCATCCCGACGACCGCGGCGCGGCCGAGGTGCAGCTGCGCCTGGCGCTGCGCGGCACCTCGGGTCAGGGCTACGCGATGCGGATCTGTCGCAAGGACGGCGGACATTTCTGGGTGGCTGTGAACTGGCAGCCGATCCACGACGCGAGCGGCGTATATCAGGGCATACGCGCGAGCCTTCACAGCATCGACGACCTCAAGGCGACCGAGGCGAATCTGCGGCTCGCGATCAAGGAACTACGGACGGCCGAAACCCTGCAACGCACGTATCTCGAAGAAACCGAGCAGGAGCGCGCGCGCCTCGTCTCGCTGCTCTCGGCGATGAATCTCGGCATCCTGTTCGTCGCCCCGGACGGGCGGGTGATCTATCACAACCCGGTCTTCGGCAGGATGTGGATGATCGACGATTCGGCCGAACTGATCGGCCTGCCGGTGCACGAGGTGCTCACGCGCTCCGCGGCGACGCTGGCCGAGCCCGACCACTTCTCGCGGCACCTGCGCGCCGTGCTCGAGACGCACGAATCGTCTGAGAGCTACGAGATCCAGATGACCGACGGCCGCGTCATCACCGAGCTCGACTACCCGGTGCGCGACCGCGAAGGCCGCTTCATCGGCCACCTGTGGATCTACGAAGACGTCACGCGCGAACGCCAGACCGCCGAGCGGCTGGTGTATCTGGCCGAGCGCGACGCGCTGACCGGCCTCTACAACCGCCATCGCTTCCAGCAGGAGCTCGCACGCACGATGCTCGACAGCGACCGCCAGAAGATGCAGTGCGCGGTCATGTTCTTCGACCTCGACGAATTCAAGACCATCAACGACAGCTACGGCCATCGTGCCGGCGACGCGCTGCTGATCCGCGTGGCCGGCGAGATCAGCGCGCTGGTGCGGCGTAACGAAGTGCTCGCGCGCCTCGGCGGCGACGAGTTCGCGATTCTGCTCCCGGCGCTGCAGGACAACGAAGCCGAAGCGCTGGCCGACCGCGTCGTCCACGCGATCGCGCAGATTCCCTTCCGCTTCGAGGGCCAGAGCCTGCGCGTCACCACGAGCGTGGGCATCGCGTACTACCCCGCGCACGCCGTCGATGCCGACGACCTCGTCGCCCGCGCCGACATCGCCATGTACCAGGCCAAGGACGCGGGCAAGAACACCTGGCGCGTCTTCCGTGCGGACAGCGCCGCCGACAGCGAAATGCGCACCCGCCTGTCGTGGGGCGAACGCATCAGCAACGCGCTCGACAAGGGACTCTTCCAGCTCCATTTCCAGGGCGTCTACCGCGCGGACGACGGCGCGCTCTCGCATCTCGAAGCGCTTGTGCGGATGACCGACGAGCACCGCCCCGATCAGCTCATCATGCCGGTGCACTTCATCCAGCGCGCCGAAAAGAGCGGACGCATCCTCGACATCGACCGCTGGGTCGTCCACGAGACGATCCAGTTGCTCGCCGCCAACCCCTGCATCCCCTCGATCGCGGTCAACCTGTCGGGGCGCTCGCTGTCCGAGCCGAGCCTGCCGCAGACGATCGGTAACGGCCTGCGCGAGGCCGGAGTCAATCCGAGCCGGCTGATCTTCGAGATCACCGAGACCGCGGCGGTGGCTGACCTGCAGGACGCGCAGCGCATGATCGAAGCGCTGCGCCAGCTCGGATGCGGCGTCTGCCTCGACGATTTCGGCGTCGGCTTCGCCTCGTTCGCCTACCTCAAGCATCTCGACGTCGACACGATCAAGATCGACGGCATCTTCATCCGCGACCTGCCCAACGACCCCGACAACCAGGTGTTCGTGCAGGCGATGGTCAGCGTCGCGCTCGGACTCGGCAAATCGGTCGTCGCCGAATACGTCGAGGACGGCGCGACGCTCGCCTTGCTACGCCAGTTCGGCGTCGACCTGGTCCAGGGCTATTACCTCGACCGTCCGGTCGCCGCCCACCCGGCGCTGCGCGCCGAGGCCTGCAGCGCCTGA
- a CDS encoding phosphate/phosphite/phosphonate ABC transporter substrate-binding protein codes for MAYFFAGVLALLFGLMLAGPAAVRAAEKPLIFGVFPKLTARQTVTAYLPLAKSMEKQLGRPVAIYSARDFETFVERTARGEYDIVLTAPHLAWLARQDAGYAPLVKYAEPTRGLLVVARASAYRRPEEMRGRTIATADAIAVTVLAAEAELAARGIERQIDYQTRDAGTHYNAVMQVLNGRADAAMLGLHPYLLLPSEVRARLRILAETGPLSSLMYLTHPRLPARDAEAVRRGILAFAGTAEGTRFLQQGGYGSFIAADGSELPALQPYALEARELLRARR; via the coding sequence ATGGCGTACTTCTTCGCGGGCGTGCTGGCGCTGCTGTTCGGGCTGATGCTCGCCGGCCCGGCGGCCGTCCGCGCGGCCGAGAAACCGCTCATCTTCGGTGTCTTTCCCAAGCTGACCGCGCGCCAGACGGTGACCGCCTACCTGCCGCTCGCCAAAAGCATGGAAAAGCAACTCGGCCGACCGGTCGCAATCTACAGCGCCCGCGACTTCGAGACCTTCGTCGAGCGGACCGCTCGCGGCGAATACGACATCGTGCTGACGGCCCCGCATCTGGCCTGGCTCGCCCGCCAGGACGCCGGCTATGCGCCGCTCGTGAAGTATGCCGAGCCGACGCGCGGCCTCCTCGTCGTGGCCCGCGCTTCGGCGTATCGCCGACCCGAGGAGATGCGCGGCCGCACGATCGCGACTGCCGACGCGATCGCGGTGACCGTATTGGCAGCCGAGGCCGAACTCGCCGCGCGCGGCATCGAGCGCCAGATCGACTATCAGACCCGTGACGCCGGCACCCACTACAACGCCGTCATGCAGGTGCTCAACGGGCGTGCCGACGCCGCGATGCTCGGCCTGCACCCCTATCTGCTGCTGCCCTCCGAGGTCCGCGCACGCTTGCGCATCCTCGCCGAAACCGGGCCCTTGTCGAGCCTGATGTACCTGACCCATCCGCGCCTGCCTGCGCGCGACGCGGAGGCGGTCCGCCGCGGCATTCTCGCCTTCGCCGGGACCGCGGAAGGCACACGCTTCCTGCAGCAGGGCGGCTACGGCAGTTTCATTGCCGCCGACGGCAGTGAACTGCCGGCGCTGCAGCCTTATGCGCTGGAAGCGCGAGAGTTGTTGCGGGCGCGGCGATGA
- the argA gene encoding amino-acid N-acetyltransferase: MKDTTNFVHWFRSAAPYIHGFRGKTFVIAFGGELVAEGGFVQLAHDVNLLNSLGVRLVLVHGVRPQVEARLTENGTDIRYVSGLRVTDDAALACVKEAAGTVRVEIEALLSLGIANTPMAGADIRVASGNFVTAQPLGVRDGVDLLHTGEVRKIDAAAIRRRLDQHDIVLLSPIGYSPTGEIFNLSLEDVATQAAVELAADKLIFLMNTEGVPGKGRTIHNALTVNEARQVLDKAGRAKARALPEDVTYYLPCAVTACTQGVKRAHLISRHRDGALLSELFTRDGVGTLITPAPLETLRPATIDDVGGILGIIEPLERDGILVRRSRELLEIEIERFLVLESDGVIAGCAALYPFPEEQAAELACLAVAADFRGRGFGEMLLEAAEKTGKKSGFRKLFVLTTRTEHWFEERGFVDSSPDHLPKRKQALYNYNRRSKVLQKKL, encoded by the coding sequence TTGAAAGACACGACGAATTTCGTTCACTGGTTTCGCTCCGCCGCGCCCTATATCCACGGCTTCCGCGGCAAGACCTTCGTCATCGCCTTCGGCGGCGAACTGGTCGCGGAGGGAGGCTTCGTCCAGTTGGCCCACGACGTCAACCTGCTCAACAGCCTCGGCGTGCGCCTCGTGCTCGTCCACGGCGTGCGGCCGCAGGTCGAGGCGCGGCTGACCGAAAACGGCACCGACATCCGCTACGTGAGCGGCCTGCGCGTGACCGACGACGCCGCGCTGGCCTGCGTCAAGGAAGCGGCGGGCACGGTACGCGTCGAGATCGAGGCGCTGTTGTCGCTCGGCATCGCCAATACCCCGATGGCGGGCGCCGACATCCGCGTCGCCTCGGGCAACTTCGTCACTGCGCAGCCGCTCGGCGTGCGCGACGGCGTCGACCTGCTGCATACCGGCGAAGTCCGCAAGATCGACGCGGCCGCGATCCGGCGGCGCCTCGACCAGCACGACATCGTGCTGCTGTCGCCGATCGGCTATTCACCGACCGGCGAGATATTCAACCTGAGCCTCGAAGACGTCGCCACCCAGGCGGCGGTCGAACTCGCTGCCGACAAGCTGATCTTCCTGATGAACACCGAGGGCGTTCCGGGCAAGGGCCGCACGATCCACAACGCGCTGACCGTCAACGAAGCCCGCCAGGTGCTCGACAAGGCCGGCCGTGCAAAAGCGCGCGCGCTGCCCGAGGACGTCACCTACTACCTGCCGTGCGCGGTTACCGCCTGCACCCAGGGCGTGAAGCGCGCGCACCTCATCAGCCGCCACCGCGACGGCGCACTGCTCTCGGAGCTCTTCACGCGCGACGGCGTCGGCACGCTGATCACGCCCGCGCCGCTCGAAACGCTGCGTCCGGCGACCATCGACGACGTCGGCGGCATCCTCGGCATCATCGAGCCGCTCGAGCGCGACGGCATCCTCGTGCGACGCTCGCGCGAACTGCTCGAAATCGAGATCGAGCGCTTTCTGGTGCTCGAGTCCGACGGCGTCATCGCCGGCTGCGCGGCGCTCTATCCGTTTCCCGAAGAGCAGGCGGCCGAGCTCGCGTGTCTGGCGGTCGCGGCCGACTTCCGAGGCCGCGGATTCGGCGAGATGCTGCTCGAGGCCGCCGAGAAGACCGGCAAGAAATCCGGCTTCAGGAAGCTCTTCGTGCTGACGACCCGCACCGAGCACTGGTTCGAGGAACGCGGCTTCGTCGACAGCAGTCCCGACCACCTGCCCAAGCGTAAACAGGCGCTTTACAACTACAACCGCAGATCGAAGGTCCTGCAGAAAAAACTCTAG
- a CDS encoding 16S rRNA (uracil(1498)-N(3))-methyltransferase: MSSPRFFLDQTLSLGARFGLPAGPARHAARALRLAAGDALTLFNGRGGEYTASVERITRDEVAVAITGFREIERESRLAITLAQGISSGERMDYTLQKATELGVTAIQPIAAKRSVVKLAGERAEKRVAHWQGVVASACEQCGRNRLPSIAAPLPLAQWLGTGTDERLLFLSPLAQARLADLAAPSGRDVLIAGPEGGFEADEIAALHAAGAVPIRLGPRVLRTETAALAALAAMQTLWGDF, encoded by the coding sequence ATGTCCTCCCCGCGCTTCTTCCTCGACCAGACGCTGAGCCTCGGCGCCCGCTTCGGCCTGCCCGCCGGCCCGGCGCGTCACGCCGCCCGCGCGCTGCGGCTCGCGGCAGGCGACGCGCTCACGCTGTTCAACGGTCGCGGCGGCGAATACACGGCCAGTGTCGAGCGCATCACCCGGGACGAGGTTGCGGTCGCGATCACGGGCTTTCGCGAGATCGAACGCGAATCGCGTTTGGCAATCACGCTGGCGCAGGGGATATCGAGCGGCGAGCGCATGGACTACACGCTGCAAAAGGCGACGGAACTCGGCGTGACGGCGATCCAGCCGATCGCCGCCAAGCGCAGCGTCGTCAAGCTCGCCGGTGAGCGCGCCGAGAAACGCGTCGCGCACTGGCAGGGCGTCGTCGCGAGCGCCTGCGAGCAGTGCGGGCGCAACCGGCTGCCGTCGATCGCGGCGCCGTTGCCGCTCGCCCAGTGGCTCGGCACGGGCACCGACGAGCGTCTGCTGTTCCTCTCGCCGCTTGCGCAGGCCCGACTCGCCGATCTCGCCGCGCCGAGCGGACGCGACGTCCTGATCGCGGGCCCGGAAGGCGGTTTCGAAGCCGACGAAATCGCGGCGCTACATGCGGCCGGCGCCGTGCCGATCCGCCTCGGCCCGCGCGTGCTGCGCACCGAAACCGCTGCACTCGCGGCGCTGGCTGCGATGCAGACGCTCTGGGGCGATTTCTGA
- a CDS encoding thioredoxin family protein, with the protein MVSLTTPVCDFGWKAPDFSLPGVDGMAWTPLDAMGPKGLLVMFICNHCPYVKAIRPRLVRDLAELKRDHGIHAIAIMSNDPAEYPEDSFENMKQVARDFDFPFPYVIDETQQVAKAYGAVCTPDFFGFNRSFELQYRGRFDASRKETAPEDARRDLFEAMKEVAATQRGPAEQIPSMGCSIKWKEA; encoded by the coding sequence ATGGTTTCCCTCACTACGCCGGTATGCGATTTCGGCTGGAAAGCCCCGGATTTCAGCCTGCCCGGCGTCGACGGCATGGCGTGGACGCCGCTCGACGCGATGGGACCGAAGGGGCTGCTGGTCATGTTCATCTGCAACCACTGCCCCTACGTCAAGGCGATCCGCCCGCGGCTCGTGCGCGATCTCGCCGAACTCAAGCGCGACCACGGTATTCATGCGATCGCGATCATGTCGAACGACCCGGCCGAATATCCCGAGGATTCGTTCGAGAACATGAAGCAGGTCGCGCGCGACTTCGATTTCCCGTTTCCTTACGTCATCGACGAGACGCAGCAGGTGGCGAAGGCTTACGGTGCCGTGTGCACGCCCGACTTCTTCGGGTTCAACCGCAGCTTCGAGCTGCAGTACCGCGGTCGCTTCGACGCGTCGCGCAAGGAGACGGCGCCCGAAGACGCGCGCCGCGACCTGTTTGAGGCGATGAAGGAGGTCGCGGCCACCCAGCGCGGGCCGGCCGAACAGATTCCGAGCATGGGCTGCTCGATCAAATGGAAGGAGGCCTGA
- a CDS encoding class I SAM-dependent methyltransferase has protein sequence MVVSRGHWEGVYRDKAADQVSWFQPSATSSYRLVTEGAKPDARIIDVGAGASVLVDELLDAGYRNLTVLDLAEAALDVSRARLGPRGDAVEWIAADITEAALPQAYYDVWHDRAVFHFLTDPADRARYVAQVLRSVKPGGRVIVAAFGAGGPLQCSGLDVVRYAPQSLHAEFGAPFQLLGHETEIHHTPTGRDQEFVYCYCRRV, from the coding sequence ATGGTCGTCAGTCGGGGGCACTGGGAGGGGGTCTACCGCGACAAGGCGGCGGACCAGGTGAGCTGGTTCCAGCCGAGCGCCACGTCGTCTTACCGGCTGGTCACCGAAGGTGCCAAGCCCGACGCGCGCATCATCGATGTCGGGGCCGGGGCCTCGGTGCTCGTCGACGAGCTGCTCGACGCGGGCTATCGCAATCTGACCGTGCTCGACCTCGCGGAGGCCGCGCTCGACGTCAGCCGCGCGCGGCTCGGCCCGCGCGGCGACGCCGTCGAGTGGATCGCGGCCGACATCACCGAGGCTGCGCTGCCGCAGGCGTATTACGACGTCTGGCACGACCGCGCGGTGTTCCATTTCCTGACCGATCCCGCGGACCGCGCGCGCTACGTGGCGCAGGTGCTGAGGAGCGTCAAACCGGGCGGGCGCGTCATCGTCGCCGCCTTCGGCGCGGGAGGGCCGCTGCAATGTTCGGGGCTCGACGTCGTGCGCTACGCCCCGCAGTCGCTGCATGCCGAGTTCGGTGCACCCTTCCAGCTGCTCGGCCATGAAACGGAGATCCACCACACTCCCACGGGGCGTGACCAGGAATTCGTTTATTGCTACTGCCGG